The Eremothecium gossypii ATCC 10895 chromosome VII, complete sequence nucleotide sequence TCCATAGCCGGCAGAGCCGGCTGTCGCATCATGATACCACTGACATCGCGTAGTGCTCTTGTCACGGTTAACTATTTCGACAAAGGTTACTGGGAACAGCACGTATTAGTGGTCTTGTCTAGCTGAGTATATTGCAACACAGAATACTTACAGCTGTAGTTCTTCATGGACATAGTAAACAATCCTTCGATGCTACTAAGTGGCCCCAGTCAACAACATGCAGCTTTTGGCTGTGTTTCGTGAGATGAATAAGTACTGCCAATTTGCCTCTTCAAATGCCATTTTAATATCCCAGCCATAGTTACCAACAAAAGGCCTATCATGTGACGACTTGAGAAACTATTCCTAGAGGGCAAACGGGGAGGATCCAGCCCCATGTAATAACAGGTACCATACGGGAAAGGGCTACTCGGCGGTCTGGTGACCCAGGTTACAGGCTTGGCTGAGAGCTCATCACATTGCTAGACTGACAATGAAACTCTGAGAATATCAATCAATACACATAATTTGAAAGAACGAGTGGTGGAGCACTAGTCGCACGTTCCGATAGGCAGTAGGCTAGACACGAGTTTGGCAGCTAGTAGGGGGCTTTCATAAAATAAAGCCCCTATCGCCCGTGCAGATTGCCTTCCGATGGTTGCACTACCAGTCCAGAATCCGCAAGAGGATATTCATAGGCATGTGACCGTAACTTTACGAGAGGACTTCTACTGTAGTGACGGGACTACGACGACTGAGACCAGATCGTAGGTGTTCGGGGTTACTGTATAGGGGCCATAAGTCAGCGAGTCGCCCGGCAGTCATGCTACCTCGGAGTAAGCTATGTATATCTGATTCGGTTCTCGACAGCCGGCCGAGGCGGGGAAATAAAAACTACAAAAGCCCTACTCAGTATCTCAGACAGGGAACTATGGGGCAAAATGGGGGACCTGCACGCAAGTAGTGGCGTCCTCCGGCCAAGTAAAATAGCCATTATCAATCAGTTCTTCCACCGATACTGCACGCTTATTTGTCTGCTTCAGATACTCGATGTAGGCCTCCTTCAGAGGTTTGAGTGCCGCACGCAGCTTTATGTGATTGCCCGTCCATTCAACCCCAAAGTGACCTCCGGCGCCCGCATGCCTAATTTCCATATTTAATCTTTGACTGTGTTGTATATCATGGGGGAAAAGCAGGTCGTGGTACTTGATGCCACGACCGTTGTTTTCTAATGTCCATTCATGGTACTTCCACTGGACTTCTTCGGATGGCAGGGAGATGCGGCCGCTCCACACTCTAGCCAGCCATGAGCCCTGGGTTTCGCTCAGCCGAATTGGCAGCACATACCGGGGCAAACCAAGGAACGCCAGCGTGGGAAGTCTAATGGATAACATATGGTTGTACAAGTCTGTTACCTTGTCACCCTCTGTGATTAATTGGCTCATGACACGGTTTCCGTGTTCGCCCTCTTTCGCAGACGAGGGAAGGAACGGAACAGACTTCAGGTACCCAGTGCAAAACAACAACTTTTCTACGTTCTGTATCACCTGCCCGTCGACCAATTCCACTGTTTTGGACGCTGGGTCTAGCCTCTTGATGTCAGCAACATCCTTAATGTTTGAATCGGACCCGCCTGGCAACAACGATTCAGAACGCTTCGACTTGTAGATCGGACGCTTCAGGCAGCGTGCCAGTTCATATGAAATGTCAGACCCCGAGGCATTATTGCCTACAACTATGATTTCACCCTTCACGTCTAGGAAGTCCTCAGGAGCGTCGAAATCAATGGAGTGTGAGATGGAACAAGGGTAAGTTTCGTGCCAGCTTTTGAGGCCTGGGCGGTCCGGTATGAAGGGCATATTGTAGTAGCCAGTAGCCACCGCTACTGCATCGACCTCTATCGCCCTGGTCGTATTGTCGAGTAAGTTGGTCGTGAGGACGCTGTATTTCGCTCTGGCATCGTCGTAGCTAACCTTGGTCACTTCGGTGTTGAATTGCACGTACTTCTTGATCGGCCGGCAGAACTGCAGTATGTGTTCTAGAACCTGTTCTCTGGTAGGAAACAGCGGCGTGCCCTCTGGGAAGCTGATGCTCCGATATTGCATAAGATCCCGCGGCACGTTGGTGTCCAGGTAGCGGTACGCCGCGGTCTGGAACGCAGGCCGCCCGTCCTTCGTAAGCTGCGGCCGCATCTGAAGCCGGGCGTTCTCGCACGGTACTGCTGCGGCGCAGGTGACCCCATGGTGCTTCAGCAACGGCTTCGTGTAGTTCCAGAGCCCGCCAAATTGTTCCCGCCTCTCGAACACATGGATTTGATCGAAGCTCCCCTCCTTCACGAGCGCCTTCGTAACCCCGGCGCCGTATGGTCCTGCTCCGACGACCGCCACAGACCGTATGTGACCAGGGCGTAGCTTATATTGGACACCACTTAGTCGCATCGCTGCTTCCTTCCAATCCGAATGCGATACTTCAGTGCTCAGTGCCTCCAAGCTGACACCCCTACGTAGGAAACCAAGTACTACACCTCGAGCATCAGTTAGCTTGTCTGGCGCAATAATCCTTATATGGAAGATAGCGGGATCGCGCTCTGATTCGCTAGCAGATCTCACGTGAATCGGATATCTGCTCAACGGCCAATTCTCGTATATTCTGACGAGATCTTGGCGTCAATTACGTGCACTTTGGCCGAAGCCTTCGCACGAGCTTCTACGATACAGAATGCTGCCAGGTGCATCTTAAAAAGCGGGTTTACAGTGAGCCCTCCGTCCTTCAGGGCACCAGCCCCTAACTGTACATAGTTTCTGTTATGTAGTTTGCCTTTCCTCGCGATGCCTGCCTCTTGTGGAACAAAAACAGGCGGTAGAAGGAAATTCCCGTGCGTCATCGGTATCGGACGGCGTCTGCCTGGATCTGCGGAGTAGCTTTATGAGCCATTAGTGAGGAACGCCAGTTTCGACGACAGATTTAGTCTTTTCTGTGTTCCTGCAAACAGGCTTGGAATGTATCAgcgcgctggcgcagcgACAGGCGACACCGCTTCACATAGGGAGAGGCCACCCACTGAACACGCGGTGCACTGTCAGGGGGCGCAGCGTACTGCCTACAATGGTATCGTCCGCAAACGGCAGGCCAACCGGCAGAGCGGGCATTTAGATCTAAATTTATCAGCCCATGGACGGATGGATTTACGGCAGCGTGTCGCCGCAGCACGGGGCACGCCAGACTGCGAGGTGGCAAATAATTCACATAGCAACCTGCATTATAAACATCCCAAGTCATTAAACTTACTAAATATTGTTGCGTAACCAAAAGCACCGTGTATCATC carries:
- a CDS encoding AGR055Cp (NOHBY735; No homolog in Saccharomyces cerevisiae; Syntenic homolog of Kluyveromyces lactis KLLA0F19470g); the encoded protein is MRLSGVQYKLRPGHIRSVAVVGAGPYGAGVTKALVKEGSFDQIHVFERREQFGGLWNYTKPLLKHHGVTCAAAVPCENARLQMRPQLTKDGRPAFQTAAYRYLDTNVPRDLMQYRSISFPEGTPLFPTREQVLEHILQFCRPIKKYVQFNTEVTKVSYDDARAKYSVLTTNLLDNTTRAIEVDAVAVATGYYNMPFIPDRPGLKSWHETYPCSISHSIDFDAPEDFLDVKGEIIVVGNNASGSDISYELARCLKRPIYKSKRSESLLPGGSDSNIKDVADIKRLDPASKTVELVDGQVIQNVEKLLFCTGYLKSVPFLPSSAKEGEHGNRVMSQLITEGDKVTDLYNHMLSIRLPTLAFLGLPRYVLPIRLSETQGSWLARVWSGRISLPSEEVQWKYHEWTLENNGRGIKYHDLLFPHDIQHSQRLNMEIRHAGAGGHFGVEWTGNHIKLRAALKPLKEAYIEYLKQTNKRAVSVEELIDNGYFTWPEDATTCVQVPHFAP